A window from Glaciimonas sp. PCH181 encodes these proteins:
- a CDS encoding DUF1345 domain-containing protein, with amino-acid sequence MSLRFFYSLKNLLFHTHPRLVIAFIFGIVIWALQPHGSPITRGLISWNAGVWGYLITVWWMMVRAGSEQVKCRAAIEDENDTTILVLICIAASSSIVAVVFGLSQAKDFLPGPKEVRYLFTGLTVLGSWFLVATMFTLHYARLFYSADEDKLPLRFPDEEKNPDYWDFLYFSFTLAVAVQTSDVSVMTRSMRKVVLVQSVLTFLFNSAILGLSINIAAGLIS; translated from the coding sequence ATGAGCTTACGTTTTTTTTATAGTCTTAAAAATCTGCTTTTCCATACCCATCCGCGTCTGGTCATCGCTTTCATCTTCGGCATCGTCATTTGGGCCTTACAGCCGCACGGATCGCCGATTACGCGTGGGTTAATTAGCTGGAATGCCGGGGTTTGGGGTTATCTGATTACCGTCTGGTGGATGATGGTGCGGGCAGGATCGGAGCAAGTAAAATGCCGCGCCGCCATCGAGGATGAGAACGACACCACGATTTTGGTGTTGATTTGCATCGCCGCGAGTTCAAGCATCGTCGCGGTCGTTTTTGGGTTGTCTCAGGCGAAGGATTTTTTGCCGGGCCCGAAAGAAGTTCGCTATTTATTCACCGGACTGACCGTGCTCGGCTCATGGTTTTTAGTCGCAACCATGTTCACGTTGCATTACGCCCGGCTGTTTTACAGCGCGGATGAGGATAAGCTGCCGTTGCGTTTTCCTGATGAGGAAAAGAATCCGGATTACTGGGATTTTCTGTATTTCTCGTTCACGTTGGCGGTTGCGGTACAGACTTCAGATGTCAGCGTGATGACCCGCTCAATGCGCAAAGTAGTGCTGGTTCAGTCGGTGCTGACATTTTTGTTTAATTCGGCGATTTTGGGGCTATCGATCAATATCGCGGCGGGTTTGATTTCCTGA
- a CDS encoding methionine ABC transporter permease, with the protein MSSEMLDLFISSFGETLMMVGISGILGAILGIPLGIALHLTGRDGVLPSLAFNRVAGLIVNAVRSTPFIILLVAVIPFTRFFVGTSIGTAAAIVPLTLASAPFIARLVETALREVDRGLIEAAQAMGASTWQIVYKVLVPEAFAGIIAGLTITFVSLVGYSAMAGAIGGGGLGDLGIRYGYQRFLPEVMLAVVLILIVFVQLVQTLGDILVRRLSHK; encoded by the coding sequence ATGTCATCTGAAATGCTCGATCTTTTCATTTCTTCGTTCGGCGAGACGCTGATGATGGTTGGCATATCAGGCATTTTGGGTGCCATTTTAGGGATTCCGCTGGGGATTGCGCTGCATCTGACGGGCCGCGATGGCGTGCTGCCGAGTCTGGCTTTTAATCGCGTTGCCGGGCTGATCGTCAATGCAGTCCGCTCTACACCTTTCATCATTTTGCTGGTGGCAGTGATTCCATTCACGCGCTTTTTTGTCGGCACGTCCATCGGCACCGCTGCGGCGATTGTACCGCTGACTCTGGCATCGGCCCCGTTCATTGCGCGCTTGGTCGAGACCGCGCTGCGTGAGGTGGATCGTGGTCTGATCGAAGCTGCGCAAGCCATGGGCGCATCGACCTGGCAAATCGTCTACAAAGTGCTGGTGCCAGAAGCGTTCGCCGGTATCATCGCCGGATTGACGATTACTTTTGTTAGTCTGGTCGGCTACTCGGCGATGGCCGGTGCGATTGGCGGCGGCGGTCTGGGCGATCTTGGTATCCGTTACGGCTATCAACGATTTTTGCCGGAAGTCATGCTGGCTGTAGTACTGATTTTGATTGTCTTTGTACAGCTGGTACAAACCCTGGGCGATATTCTGGTGCGTCGTTTAAGTCACAAATAA
- the mgtA gene encoding magnesium-translocating P-type ATPase, which yields MNLNLLKDTFVRFVHAHGMDRHFRRFGGDMFSSTPTPNEVPATLAQHLLKAAQIELPELLEQLHSRSDGLTDAEADAIRLVVGPNEVEHEKPLPWWAHLWQCYKNPFNLLLTVLAAVSFATEDMKATVVISTMVVLSTLMRFVQESRSNNAADKLKEMVSNTATVLRHDLTADIADEALRYFDVTLHPKGARRIELAIKKLVPGDIVQLSAGDMIPADLRLLTAKDLFISQAAMTGESLPVEKFIVHRGEDVGNPLELDNLCFMGTNVISGSATAIVVTTGNQTYFGALAERVTATDRTPTAFQLGVNKVSWLLIRFMMVMTPIVFFLNGFTKGDWVEAFLFGLSVAVGLTPEMLPMIVTSTLAKGAVALSRKKVIVKRLDAIQNFGAMDVLCTDKTGTLTQDKIFLERHTDILGKPDDLVLEYAYLNSHYQTGLKNLLDVAVLDHAELQREMALASAYRKVDEIPFDFQRRRMSVVVSEREDHHELICKGAVEEIVSVCTHARHNGTVVPFTAELLKEIHETTASLNAEGLRVVAVAAKDLPPTKEVYGVADESDLVLIGYIAFLDPPKESTKPALDALKKHGVTVKILTGDNQLVTAKICRQVGLTVDGMLLGSDVENMSDADLAIAVEKTTVFAKLSPDHKERIVRRLHDNGHVVGFMGDGINDAPALRAADIGISVDTAVDIAKEAADIILLEKSLMVLEEGVLEGRKTFANMLKYIKMTASSNFGNVFSVLVASAFLPFLPMLPLHLLVQNLLYDISQITIPFDNVDKEFLEKPQRWDPKEIGRFMIFFGPISSIFDIATFALLWYIFGANTNEHQTLFQSGWFIEGLLSQTLIVHMIRTRKIPFFQSRASWALMSMTVIIMAIGILLPMSPLAHYFKLQALPLSYFPWLLLILGAYAVLTQMMKGWYAKRYGWQ from the coding sequence ATGAATCTGAATCTCTTGAAAGATACCTTCGTCAGGTTTGTCCACGCCCATGGCATGGATCGGCATTTTCGCCGTTTTGGTGGCGATATGTTTAGCAGCACACCTACGCCAAATGAAGTGCCCGCAACGCTCGCGCAGCATTTGCTGAAGGCGGCGCAGATTGAGCTGCCGGAATTGCTTGAGCAATTACATAGTCGGAGCGACGGCCTGACCGATGCCGAAGCAGATGCGATTCGGCTGGTAGTCGGCCCGAATGAGGTCGAGCACGAAAAGCCGCTGCCCTGGTGGGCGCATTTGTGGCAATGCTACAAGAATCCGTTTAATTTACTGCTGACCGTGCTGGCCGCCGTGTCGTTTGCGACCGAAGACATGAAAGCCACGGTCGTCATCAGCACGATGGTTGTGCTATCGACGCTGATGCGCTTCGTGCAGGAATCGCGCTCTAACAATGCGGCCGACAAACTCAAGGAAATGGTCAGTAATACCGCGACGGTTCTGCGTCACGATCTGACTGCGGATATTGCGGATGAGGCGTTGCGCTATTTTGACGTTACGCTGCATCCCAAAGGCGCGCGACGGATTGAACTGGCGATTAAAAAACTAGTCCCCGGCGATATCGTGCAACTCTCTGCTGGCGACATGATCCCGGCCGATTTGCGCTTGTTGACCGCCAAAGACTTGTTTATCAGTCAGGCCGCAATGACCGGCGAATCCCTGCCGGTTGAAAAATTTATCGTGCATCGCGGCGAGGATGTCGGCAATCCGCTGGAGCTGGATAATCTGTGCTTCATGGGCACCAACGTTATCAGCGGATCGGCCACCGCGATTGTTGTCACCACTGGCAATCAAACCTATTTCGGTGCACTAGCCGAACGTGTCACCGCGACCGACCGCACGCCGACAGCGTTTCAGTTGGGCGTAAATAAAGTCAGCTGGCTATTGATCCGTTTCATGATGGTCATGACGCCGATCGTATTTTTTCTGAATGGTTTTACCAAGGGCGATTGGGTTGAGGCCTTTTTATTCGGTCTCTCCGTAGCAGTCGGCCTGACGCCGGAAATGCTGCCGATGATTGTCACTTCGACGCTGGCTAAGGGTGCGGTTGCCTTGTCACGTAAAAAAGTGATCGTTAAACGCCTGGATGCGATTCAAAATTTTGGCGCAATGGACGTGCTGTGCACCGACAAAACCGGCACGCTGACACAGGACAAAATTTTTCTTGAGCGTCATACCGATATTCTCGGTAAGCCAGATGATCTAGTGCTGGAATACGCTTATCTGAACAGCCACTATCAAACCGGTCTGAAAAATCTGCTGGATGTGGCCGTCCTTGACCACGCAGAACTCCAACGTGAAATGGCCTTGGCCTCGGCCTATCGCAAGGTCGATGAAATTCCATTCGATTTTCAGCGTCGCCGCATGTCGGTCGTGGTCAGCGAGCGTGAGGATCATCATGAATTGATCTGCAAAGGCGCGGTTGAGGAAATCGTTTCTGTCTGCACGCATGCCCGTCACAATGGCACTGTCGTGCCATTCACTGCCGAGCTGCTCAAAGAAATTCACGAGACCACCGCCAGCCTGAATGCGGAAGGTTTACGGGTGGTTGCGGTTGCGGCCAAAGATTTGCCGCCGACCAAGGAAGTGTATGGCGTTGCCGATGAGTCGGATCTGGTCTTGATTGGTTATATTGCCTTCCTCGATCCACCGAAAGAATCGACTAAACCAGCGCTGGATGCACTGAAAAAACATGGCGTTACCGTCAAAATTTTGACCGGCGATAACCAACTGGTCACCGCCAAAATCTGTCGTCAGGTCGGATTGACTGTCGATGGCATGCTGCTAGGTTCCGATGTCGAGAATATGAGCGACGCGGACCTCGCCATTGCGGTTGAAAAAACCACGGTATTTGCCAAGCTCAGCCCGGATCATAAAGAACGCATCGTCCGCAGGCTGCATGACAATGGTCACGTAGTCGGGTTCATGGGCGATGGCATTAACGATGCCCCGGCGTTACGCGCAGCAGACATCGGTATTTCGGTCGATACAGCGGTCGATATCGCTAAAGAAGCCGCCGATATCATCCTGCTGGAAAAAAGTTTGATGGTGCTGGAAGAAGGCGTTTTAGAAGGTCGCAAGACGTTCGCAAACATGCTGAAGTACATCAAAATGACGGCCAGCTCGAATTTTGGGAATGTCTTTTCTGTACTGGTTGCCAGTGCCTTCCTGCCGTTCCTGCCGATGCTGCCCTTGCATCTGCTCGTACAAAATCTGCTTTACGATATTTCTCAAATCACGATTCCGTTCGACAACGTGGATAAGGAATTTTTAGAAAAACCGCAGCGTTGGGATCCTAAGGAAATCGGTCGTTTTATGATCTTTTTCGGGCCGATCAGCTCGATCTTCGATATCGCGACATTTGCGTTGCTGTGGTACATCTTTGGGGCCAATACGAACGAACATCAAACGCTGTTTCAGTCAGGTTGGTTCATCGAAGGCTTGCTATCGCAAACCCTGATTGTGCATATGATTCGGACCAGAAAAATACCGTTCTTCCAAAGCCGTGCTTCGTGGGCGCTGATGAGCATGACCGTCATCATTATGGCGATAGGGATTTTACTGCCGATGTCGCCGCTAGCGCATTACTTCAAGCTGCAAGCGCTGCCACTGAGCTATTTCCCTTGGTTGTTGCTGATTTTGGGCGCGTATGCAGTGCTGACGCAGATGATGAAGGGTTGGTATGCGAAGCGGTATGGCTGGCAGTAA
- a CDS encoding methionine ABC transporter ATP-binding protein has translation MIKIQAVTQRFEGANGPVDAVRNVDLTINKGEIFGIIGRSGAGKSTLVRTLNLLNRPTSGKIIVDGKDLTALSADQLRAARREIGMIFQHFNLLSSRTVYDNIALPLELTGMSKSDISKKVTPLLELVGLTALKDRYPAQISGGQKQRVGIARALANAPKVLLSDEATSALDPETTRSILELLRKINQELGLTIVLITHQMEVIKMICDRMAVMEAGEVIEYGQVIDIFRAPKHPVTRSMIGDVIAQDLPAGVLQRLRTRLAGSDAGDGTDHLFRLAFTGDSVNQPLLSEVVRKFNLDFSILHGQIDEIQGQAFGSLAILANGGSADIAAAMQYLSAQGVTVEELNHVI, from the coding sequence ATGATAAAAATTCAAGCAGTTACCCAGCGGTTCGAGGGGGCTAATGGTCCGGTGGATGCGGTACGCAACGTTGATCTGACGATTAACAAGGGCGAAATCTTCGGCATTATTGGTCGCAGCGGCGCTGGCAAAAGTACGTTAGTGCGCACGCTTAATCTTCTCAACCGCCCTACTTCGGGCAAGATCATCGTTGATGGCAAAGATTTGACAGCACTGAGTGCCGATCAATTGCGCGCAGCGCGGCGTGAAATCGGTATGATTTTTCAGCACTTTAATTTGTTGTCGTCACGCACTGTCTACGACAATATCGCACTGCCGCTGGAACTGACAGGGATGTCGAAAAGCGACATCAGCAAAAAAGTCACACCGTTGCTAGAGCTAGTCGGCCTGACTGCGCTGAAAGATCGCTATCCGGCTCAAATCAGTGGCGGCCAGAAGCAGCGCGTGGGAATTGCGCGCGCGCTTGCCAATGCGCCTAAAGTATTACTATCGGACGAGGCCACATCGGCACTTGACCCTGAAACGACGCGGTCGATTTTAGAACTGCTGCGCAAAATCAATCAAGAACTAGGCCTGACCATCGTCCTTATCACGCATCAAATGGAAGTGATCAAAATGATCTGCGACCGGATGGCCGTTATGGAAGCCGGGGAAGTGATCGAATACGGTCAGGTAATCGATATCTTCCGCGCCCCCAAACATCCGGTGACCCGCTCAATGATTGGCGATGTTATCGCACAAGATTTGCCTGCCGGCGTCTTGCAGCGCTTGCGCACACGACTGGCGGGTAGCGATGCTGGCGATGGCACCGACCATTTGTTCCGCCTGGCATTTACGGGCGACAGCGTTAATCAACCGCTGCTATCCGAAGTTGTGCGTAAATTCAATTTGGATTTCAGTATTTTGCACGGCCAGATCGATGAAATTCAAGGTCAGGCGTTTGGTTCCTTGGCAATTTTAGCCAACGGCGGCAGCGCCGATATCGCAGCAGCAATGCAGTACTTAAGCGCGCAAGGCGTGACGGTAGAGGAGTTAAATCATGTCATCTGA
- the groES gene encoding co-chaperone GroES — protein sequence MNLRPLHDRVIVKRLDIETKTASGIVLPEAAAEKPDQGEVLAIGNGKILEDGKVRPLAVKVGDRVLFGKYAGQVVKIEGEELLVMREEDLFAVVESK from the coding sequence ATGAATCTTCGTCCTTTGCATGATCGCGTCATCGTTAAACGTCTCGACATCGAAACTAAAACCGCATCAGGTATCGTTCTGCCAGAGGCAGCAGCTGAAAAACCGGATCAAGGTGAAGTTCTGGCCATCGGTAACGGCAAAATTTTGGAAGACGGCAAAGTACGTCCATTGGCAGTTAAAGTCGGCGATCGCGTTTTGTTCGGCAAATATGCTGGTCAAGTTGTGAAGATCGAAGGCGAAGAACTGCTGGTAATGCGCGAAGAAGATTTGTTCGCCGTCGTCGAAAGCAAGTAA
- the groL gene encoding chaperonin GroEL (60 kDa chaperone family; promotes refolding of misfolded polypeptides especially under stressful conditions; forms two stacked rings of heptamers to form a barrel-shaped 14mer; ends can be capped by GroES; misfolded proteins enter the barrel where they are refolded when GroES binds), protein MAAKQVIFGDDARAKIVNGVNVLANAVKVTLGPKGRNVVLERSFGAPTVTKDGVSVAKEIELKDKLENMGAQLVKEVASKTSDNAGDGTTTATVLAQAIVREGFKYVAAGFNPTDLKRGIDKAVVAIVAEIKNLAKPTTTSKEIAQVGSISANSDTDIGEIIAKAMDKVGKEGVITVEDGKSLENELDIVEGMQFDRGYLSPYFINNQEKQVVALEQPYVLLFDKKISNIRDLLPVLEQVAKSGRPLLIIAEDVEGEALATLVVNNIRGILKTAAVKAPGFGDRRKAMLEDIAILTGGQVIAEEVGLTLEKVTLAELGQAQRIEISKENTIIIDGAGEAISIEGRVKQIRAQIEEASSDYDREKLQERVAKLAGGVALIKVGAATEVEMKEKKARVEDALHATRAAVEEGVVPGGGVAFLRARANVKDLKGDNADQEAGIKIVLRAIEEPLRQIVFNAGDEPSVVINAVLAGTGNYGYNAANGTYGDLVELGVLDPAKVTRSALQNAASVAGLILTTDAMIAELPEDGKSAGGMGGGMGGMGGMGGMDGMM, encoded by the coding sequence ATGGCAGCAAAGCAAGTAATTTTTGGTGATGACGCACGCGCTAAGATCGTCAACGGCGTTAACGTGTTGGCAAATGCAGTTAAAGTCACTCTGGGCCCTAAAGGCCGTAACGTCGTTCTGGAGCGCAGCTTCGGTGCCCCTACCGTTACTAAAGACGGTGTTTCAGTTGCGAAAGAAATCGAACTGAAAGACAAGCTGGAAAACATGGGTGCGCAACTGGTTAAAGAAGTTGCTTCCAAAACGTCAGACAACGCTGGTGACGGTACAACTACTGCAACAGTATTGGCTCAAGCAATCGTGCGCGAAGGCTTCAAATACGTTGCTGCTGGTTTCAACCCAACTGACCTGAAGCGCGGTATCGACAAAGCTGTTGTCGCCATCGTTGCAGAAATCAAAAACCTGGCTAAACCAACGACAACAAGCAAAGAAATCGCGCAAGTCGGTTCGATTTCAGCTAACTCCGACACCGATATCGGTGAAATCATTGCCAAGGCAATGGACAAAGTCGGTAAAGAAGGTGTTATCACAGTTGAAGACGGCAAATCACTGGAAAACGAACTAGACATCGTTGAAGGTATGCAATTTGACCGTGGCTATCTGTCACCGTACTTCATCAACAACCAAGAAAAACAAGTTGTTGCTCTGGAACAGCCTTATGTTCTGTTGTTCGACAAAAAAATCTCTAACATCCGTGACCTTCTTCCGGTATTGGAGCAAGTCGCTAAGTCGGGCCGTCCACTGCTGATCATCGCAGAAGACGTCGAAGGCGAAGCACTGGCAACTCTGGTTGTCAACAACATCCGCGGTATCCTGAAAACTGCTGCTGTTAAAGCACCAGGCTTTGGCGATCGTCGTAAAGCTATGTTGGAAGACATCGCTATCCTGACCGGTGGTCAAGTGATTGCAGAAGAAGTCGGCCTGACACTGGAAAAAGTGACTCTGGCAGAACTCGGTCAAGCACAACGTATCGAAATCAGCAAAGAAAACACCATCATCATCGATGGCGCTGGCGAAGCAATCTCGATCGAAGGACGCGTTAAACAAATCCGCGCTCAAATCGAAGAAGCAAGCTCAGACTACGACCGTGAAAAATTGCAAGAACGTGTCGCTAAGTTGGCTGGCGGTGTTGCTCTGATCAAAGTCGGTGCAGCTACCGAAGTTGAAATGAAAGAAAAGAAAGCACGCGTTGAAGATGCATTGCACGCTACTCGCGCTGCAGTCGAAGAAGGCGTAGTTCCTGGCGGCGGCGTGGCTTTCCTGCGCGCACGTGCAAACGTCAAGGACCTGAAAGGCGACAACGCCGATCAAGAAGCTGGTATCAAAATCGTGCTGCGCGCGATTGAAGAGCCACTGCGTCAAATCGTATTCAACGCAGGCGATGAGCCATCGGTTGTCATCAATGCAGTTCTGGCTGGCACTGGTAACTACGGTTACAACGCTGCCAACGGTACTTACGGTGACTTGGTTGAGCTGGGTGTTCTTGATCCAGCAAAAGTTACACGTTCAGCACTGCAAAATGCAGCTTCGGTTGCTGGCCTGATCCTGACTACTGACGCAATGATCGCTGAATTGCCAGAAGACGGCAAATCAGCTGGCGGCATGGGCGGCGGTATGGGTGGTATGGGCGGCATGGGTGGCATGGACGGCATGATGTAA
- the dacB gene encoding D-alanyl-D-alanine carboxypeptidase/D-alanyl-D-alanine-endopeptidase, whose protein sequence is MPNKFQSAVMRALLVSAAFFSPYSISHAQELMSSSSPTLPLAVTAALQEAAIPAQNVGIYVQEASAGGKVVAANSISTPFNPASTMKLVTTDAALELLGPTYSWKTTAYTDGRQVGTTLQGNLIFKGGGDPKLVLENFWLFLRQIRAKGIRDIRGNVVLDRSMFDENAYDPAAFDGDPLKPYNAGPDALLLNYKTLTFQFVPDDATGLIRVVVDPPMAGYTVIPPRSAKGACGDWQGKLQATFDENGASFNGTLPASCGEKIWYVNPYKMSSSQYFGNVFRQMWTDLGGTLSGTVKSGVVPVGTRFIAEWSSVTLPEVIRDINKYSNNVMARQTLLTIAADILKLPATPERGARAIQSWLANKGIDASDLVIENGSGLSRNERISARTMGRILASAYQSPTMPEFMSSMPLVGFDGTMRNRLKGQGITGQAHIKTGTLNDVRAIAGYVLAASGKYYVVVCLINHANAARGQGVQDALLQWVYENG, encoded by the coding sequence ATGCCGAACAAATTCCAATCTGCCGTGATGCGTGCGCTCCTTGTTAGCGCTGCCTTTTTCTCCCCGTATTCGATTAGTCACGCGCAAGAATTGATGTCATCCTCGTCGCCGACGTTGCCTTTAGCGGTGACTGCAGCGCTACAAGAAGCGGCTATTCCTGCGCAAAACGTCGGTATATATGTGCAAGAAGCCTCAGCCGGAGGCAAAGTTGTCGCCGCCAACAGCATCAGTACACCTTTTAATCCCGCCTCGACCATGAAGCTCGTCACGACAGACGCCGCGCTAGAATTGTTGGGCCCAACCTATAGCTGGAAGACCACCGCCTATACGGATGGCCGACAAGTTGGTACGACGTTGCAAGGGAATTTGATCTTTAAAGGCGGCGGCGACCCAAAATTGGTATTAGAGAATTTCTGGCTATTTTTACGCCAGATTCGTGCTAAAGGTATACGCGATATCCGCGGCAACGTGGTCCTTGATCGCAGTATGTTTGACGAAAATGCCTATGACCCTGCGGCGTTTGACGGCGACCCTCTAAAGCCATACAACGCCGGTCCTGATGCTTTGTTGCTGAATTACAAAACGCTGACTTTCCAATTTGTGCCCGATGACGCGACTGGCCTGATCCGTGTCGTAGTCGATCCGCCGATGGCCGGTTATACCGTCATTCCTCCGCGTTCCGCCAAGGGCGCTTGTGGCGATTGGCAGGGGAAGTTGCAGGCAACATTTGATGAAAACGGCGCTAGTTTTAACGGCACGCTGCCTGCATCTTGCGGGGAAAAAATCTGGTACGTGAATCCCTACAAAATGAGTTCCTCGCAGTATTTTGGCAACGTATTCCGGCAAATGTGGACCGATCTTGGCGGTACGTTGAGCGGTACCGTCAAGTCTGGGGTCGTCCCGGTGGGCACGCGCTTTATTGCCGAATGGAGTTCAGTCACGCTGCCCGAGGTAATCCGCGACATCAATAAATACAGCAATAACGTGATGGCACGTCAGACTTTGCTGACGATTGCCGCCGATATCCTGAAACTTCCCGCGACGCCAGAACGAGGTGCCCGCGCCATCCAAAGCTGGCTTGCCAACAAGGGCATAGACGCCAGCGATCTGGTGATCGAAAACGGTTCGGGTTTGTCGCGTAATGAGCGCATCTCGGCCCGTACGATGGGACGCATTCTGGCGTCCGCCTATCAATCGCCGACGATGCCGGAATTCATGTCATCGATGCCGTTGGTGGGGTTTGACGGCACCATGCGCAATCGTTTGAAGGGGCAGGGGATCACGGGGCAGGCGCATATAAAAACCGGGACGCTCAACGATGTGCGCGCAATTGCCGGCTATGTGCTGGCGGCCTCGGGAAAATATTACGTTGTCGTGTGTTTGATCAATCATGCCAATGCCGCGCGCGGGCAGGGCGTGCAGGATGCTTTATTGCAATGGGTTTATGAGAATGGTTAA
- a CDS encoding MetQ/NlpA family ABC transporter substrate-binding protein: MNRRQLVQFFAGLGVVASLISAPVFAQEKTIKIGATGGPHAEILEVVKKIAAKDGLNIQIVEFSDYVQPNAALAARDLDANSYQHLPYLEAQIKDRGYKLSNVGYTITFPMGIYSKKIKSLKDLKAGARIGVPNDPTNGGRALLLLQAQGLLKLKANAGLQATPLDIVENPKKLKILEIDAAQLPRSLDDLDAAAINGNFAEKAGLSPTKDGIAIEAARGPYANIIAVRTEDKDKPWVAKLLKAYHSPEVKQFVIDQYKNSVITSW; this comes from the coding sequence ATGAATCGTCGTCAATTAGTCCAATTTTTTGCTGGTTTAGGCGTCGTCGCCAGCTTGATATCCGCACCTGTATTTGCGCAGGAAAAAACGATCAAGATCGGCGCTACCGGCGGCCCTCATGCTGAAATCCTTGAAGTGGTGAAAAAGATCGCCGCTAAAGATGGCCTGAATATTCAGATCGTCGAGTTCAGCGATTACGTTCAACCTAACGCCGCCTTGGCTGCGCGTGATCTTGACGCAAATAGCTATCAGCATTTGCCTTATCTGGAAGCGCAAATCAAAGATCGCGGTTACAAGCTGAGCAATGTCGGCTACACCATCACTTTCCCAATGGGCATTTATTCTAAAAAAATAAAGTCATTGAAAGACCTGAAAGCTGGTGCGCGTATCGGTGTACCGAACGACCCGACTAACGGCGGACGTGCTTTGCTGTTATTGCAAGCCCAGGGATTGTTGAAGCTTAAAGCCAACGCAGGGTTACAAGCCACACCGTTAGATATCGTTGAAAATCCAAAGAAATTGAAAATCCTGGAAATCGACGCAGCGCAGTTACCGCGTTCGCTAGATGATCTCGATGCCGCTGCGATCAATGGTAATTTCGCAGAAAAAGCAGGTCTCAGCCCGACTAAAGATGGTATCGCTATCGAAGCCGCACGCGGCCCTTACGCCAATATCATTGCCGTGCGTACTGAGGATAAAGACAAGCCGTGGGTTGCTAAACTGCTCAAGGCTTACCATAGCCCTGAAGTGAAGCAGTTTGTCATCGATCAATACAAAAATTCGGTGATTACTTCCTGGTAA
- a CDS encoding TPM domain-containing protein — protein sequence MKKTITRLYRHLITTKHTVRQAFPASTLKAVQAKIAEGEHMHRAEARMIVEASLNLQAVLNGVTSRQRAHELFAHYRMWDTEENVGVLLYVNFADHKVEIITDRAVGRAIPSTDWLAVCQTMTQEFANGSFHESTLAAIEQMNHLLTAHFPDKDGKHNEISDRPLML from the coding sequence TCACTACCAAGCATACTGTGCGGCAGGCATTTCCTGCCTCAACGCTGAAAGCCGTTCAAGCCAAAATTGCGGAAGGTGAGCATATGCATAGAGCTGAGGCCAGAATGATCGTGGAGGCGTCGTTGAATCTGCAAGCAGTGCTGAACGGCGTCACATCCCGACAACGCGCGCATGAGCTTTTTGCGCATTACCGGATGTGGGATACCGAAGAAAATGTCGGCGTCCTGCTGTACGTCAACTTTGCCGACCATAAAGTTGAGATCATCACAGACCGGGCAGTTGGCCGTGCCATACCGTCCACCGATTGGCTAGCCGTATGTCAGACTATGACGCAAGAATTTGCGAATGGGTCGTTTCATGAAAGTACGCTGGCGGCGATCGAGCAAATGAATCATTTGCTGACCGCACATTTTCCGGATAAAGACGGCAAGCACAATGAAATATCGGATCGGCCGTTGATGCTGTGA